Below is a genomic region from Candidatus Deferrimicrobium sp..
GGATTGCGGGACGCAAGGACGGCGAAGGAGCGCATTGAAAAATGCAATGTGGGGGTGGGCTATATCCCGTACTGCTTCCGGCGTCGCCAGAGGGTTGCCTGGTCGATGCCGAGGACCTCGGCCGCCTCCTGCAGCGATCCGGTGGAAGCCAGAACGCGGCGGATATGCTCCTCCCCGATCTTTTCCAGGCTCACCAGATCCCCTACGGCCGGAGTGGCTTCGGCATGGGAGAAGGCCCCGGGAAGATACTCGACTCCGATACGGGCCGAGCGACAGAGGATGGAGGCGCGCTCGACGACGTTGCGCAATTCCCTGAGGTTCCCCGGCCAGGCGTGACGTTTCATCGTTTGCATCGCCTCTTCGGTGAAACCGGTGAAACCGCGGTGGTGGATCCTTCCGTAAAAAGCGAGCAACTGCGTTGCGAGCGCCTCGAAATCCTGAGGGCGCTCGCGCAACGGCGGAATCTCGATCTGGATGACGTTCAGGCGATAGAAAAGATCCTCCCGGAACCGCTCCGCCTTCACCTCCCCCTCCAGGTCCCGGTTGGTGGCAGTGATGATGCGGACGTCGGCCTTCCGCGTCGATGGATCGCCTATCCGTTCGTACTCCTGGTCCTGCAGGAACCGCAACAGCTTGGGCTGTAGGGAAAGGGGGAGATCCCCGATCTCGTCGAGGAAGAGCGTTCCGCCTTCGCAGGCGGCGATCCGTCCCGGGTTGTCGCGGACCGCTCCGGTGAACGCGCCTTTCACGTGGCCGAACAGCTCACTTTCCAGCAGTTCCGCTGGCAGGGAGGGGCACGACACCACGCCGAACGGTTTCCCGGCGCGCCGGCTCCAGCCGTGGATCGCGCGGGCCAGGACGGTTTTCCCGGTCCCGCTCTCGCCGCGGAGGAGCACCGCGGCGTCGGTAGGCGCGACCTGCCGGGCGATTTCAATGGCGCGCTGCATGACGGGGCTGGCGCTCGAAAAACCGACCGCCGGGGTTGTTCTCTCCAGGTCCTCCCGGAGGGCCGCCACCTTCTGTTCCAGTGCCCGCACTTCCTCCACTTTCCGCACAGCGAGCAGGACCTGGGCCGGGGTGAACGGTTTCGCGATGTAGTCGGTCGCACCCCGGCGCATGGCTTCCACGGCCGTTTCGATCGAAGCGTACGCGGTGATGACGACGATCTTCATCCAGGGACTTCCCGAGAGCAGCACGGGGATCAGGTCCAGACCGCTCGCCGTGCCAAGGCGGAGATCGACAAACGCCATGTTGAAGGTGCGACGGGACGCCTCCGCGACGGCGTCCTGGAAATTGCTGACGGCTGTTACGTGGTGGCCTTCGGCTTCCAGGCAAATGGCGAGGGTCTTCCGGATATTGCTCTCGTCGTCGACGACGAGAACGTTGATGGGAGCGTCCGTCGGCATCGGAGTGGCCATCGCCCCCTCTCTCGCTATGCCTAGCCCATTATCCACCGGTGGAATTTACTGGGAAGAATATGGCCGACCTCGACCAAGATTTCAACTCACGATTCGGAAACCCCCTTTCCGGGGATGGCGAGGTCTCAGGGGGAATGGTGGCAAAACGGTAACAAAATGAAAAGGGTCGCGGCCCGGGATGCCGCAACCCGTTGAAAATCATGGTCGGGATGACTGGATTTGAACCAGCGACCCCCTGGTCCCGAACCAGGTGCTCTACCAGGCTGAGCCACATCCCGATGGAACGAGCAATGGTACCAACGGCCTACCGCGCCGTCAATATATAGATCACCCCCATTACGATCAACAATCCCCCGAAAGCCCGCTTCACGAGGAGATCCGGCAGCCCGATCGTATACCCGGCGGACAGGTACGAGCCGGCCAGGAAGCCGACGACCAGCAGCAACACGGCGGGGACGTTCACCATGTCCGCCTTGTAATATTGCCAGAAGGCGGCAATGCCGATCGGTGGGAGGAGCATCCCCAGTGACGTACCGGTCGCCATTTTCTGGTCGAATCCGTAAAGGTAGACCATCGCCGGGATGACGAAGATGCCGCCGCCGATCCCGAACATGCCGGACACGGCGCCGGTCACCGCGCCGATCCCGAGGAACCCGAGGAATGAGAGGGGCAAGAGGAGATCCTCCTTGCGGAAAACGTCGTGGCGGAGCGGGACGGATTCCGTGCTATTGGAGCGCTATGCCTTCGTGCCGACGGCCTTCCGGAGATTCCGTTTCATCAGAGCGACCGTCTTCCCGTAGTCGGGGGTCCCGAAGATCCCCGATCCGGAAACGATCACGTTCGCACCGGCGGCGGCCACCTCGCCGACGTTGTCCGCCTTGATCCCGCCGTCGACCTGGATGTCGACATCGATGCCCGAGCGGGTGAGCTGGGAGCGGAGCAGCTCGATCTTTCCGAGCGTGGACGGCAGGAACGCCTGGCCGCCGAATCCGGGGTTGACGCTCATGAGGAGGACCATGTCCACGTCGGTCAGCACCCATTCCACGGCGGAGAGCGACGTGGAGGGATTGAGAGCGACACCCGCCTTCTTCCCGAGCTCGCGGATGCGCGCGACGACGCGCTGGAGATGGAGGGTCGCCTCGGCGTGGACGGTGATGATGTCGGCCCCGGCCTTCGCGAAGTCATCGACGTATCGCTCCGGCTCCACGATCATCAGGTGGACATCGAGGGGCGCGGTGGCCGCTTTCCGGATCGCCGCCACCACCGGCGGGCCGATGGTGATGTTGGGGACAAAACGACCGTCCATCACGTCGACGTGGAGCAGGTCGGCACCCGCCTTCTCCACCGCCCGGACCTCGTCGTCCAGACGACCGAAGTCGGCCGAAAGGAGCGACGGTGCGATGTAATACTCCATGCGGTTTTCCCCCTCGGGTTCGATAGTAGCACGTCCTCCGGCCTCGGGTGACCCGGTCATCCCTTCCGCAGGAGCGCGGCGAAGAAGGCGTCGGTGCCGTGCCGGTGAGGGTACAGGCGCAGAAATCCGTCCGCCGTCCGTGCGTCGCTGGGACCCGGCCACTCCGACGGGAGAGACGCGACGACCGCCCCCGGATGATCCGCAAGGAACCCCGCCACCACCTCCTCGTTCTCCTCCTTCAACGGAGAACAGGTGCAATACGCGAGCAATCCTCCCGGTTTCACCGCTTCCCACGCGTTCCGCAGGATCGCCGCCTGGACCCGCGCCATCCGTCGCGGCCCGTCCGGCCGGAACCGCCACTTGGCGTCCGGGTTCCGGCGGATCACCCCCATCCCCGTGCACGGCGCGTCCACCAAGGCCTTGTCGAAGAGCCCCGAGGAAGGCGTCAGCGGAGCCCGGGAGAGGTCGTGGAGGGCCGTCCGGATACCGGGCGCGCCGGTCCGCGTCACCACCTCGCGCAGCATGCGAAGCCTCAGGGCGGAGATGTCCGCCGCGATGATCTCCGCTTTCCCTGCGGCGAGGGCGGACAGGTGCGTCGTCTTCCCGCCCGGAGCGGCGCAGGCGTCGAGGATCCGCTCGCCCGGGCCGGGGAGAAGCAGCGGGGCGATCAACTGCGCCCCTTCGTCCATGACGAGGTACGCCCCTTCGAGGAACGCGGCGTCGGAGAAGACCGGGGAGGGCTTTCCGAGGATGAATCCGTCCGGCGCGAACCGGCAGGGGGCGGGCCCTCTCCCCTCGTCGGCGAATCGCATCGCCAACGCATCCGTGACGACACGGAACGGGTTGGCGCGCACCGTGAAGGGCGGTTTCTCGAGGCAAGCCGCAAGGTACGCCCGCGTTTCCGCCTCCCCAAGGGACGTCGTGAAGGCGTCGATCAGATCCCGCGGGGCCGATCCCTCCGCGGGAAGCCGGCGGGCGTCTCCCTCAGGGGGAAGGACAGGAACCTTCCCCGCGCGGACGATCGCGCGCAGAACCGCGTTGACGAATCCCCCCGCGCCGCCGCCCCGCGCCGCCTTGACCGCCGCCACCGTTTCGTTCAGCGCCGCGCGGTCGGGGATGCGGGTGTAGAAGAGCTGGTACGCCCCCACCCGGAGGGCGTTCCGGACGTACGCGTCGGTCCGTTCGAGGGGACGGGAGAGGAACGGCAGAAGGGCGAAATCGATCGTGCCGCGCCGGCGCAAGGTTCCCATCACGAGTTCGGTCAGGAGCCCCCGGTCGCGGGGATCGGAAAAGACGGGGTCGCGCAGCGCGCGGTCGAGCACGATGTCGGCAAAGGCCTCGTCGCGGTCGACCCGGGCCAGGACCGAGATCGCCGCATCCCTTACGATAGCCGTTCCCCCGTCGCCACGCGCCGACCGTGGGCGTACGCCCAAGCGTCCATCGCCTTCCCTCCCTCGGCCTGCACGACCTGGAGGCGGAGGACGCCTTCCCCGCAGGCGACCGCGATTCCGTCGCGCCCGAGGGAGACGAGCTCGCCGGGCTCCCCTGCCGTGCCGGTATCCACGGCGAGGGCGGACGAGAGGATCTTTAGCGTCTTCCCCGCGTGAATCGCGTACGCGGAAGGCCATGGCGTCATCCCGCGGATCAGGTTGCGCACCTCCCGCGCCGGACGGCTCCAATCGATCCGGCCGTGCTCCTTCTTCAACATCGGGGCGTACGTCGCAAGGGCGGCGTCCTGCGGCGTCTCGTCGAGTGTCCCCTCCCGCAGCTTGCCAAGCGTCTCGCGCAGCGCCTCGGCCCCGAGGACCGACAGTTTCGAAAACATCGTCTCCGCGGTGTCCTCCTCGCCGATCGGCATCTCCCGCACGTGCAGCATGGGGCCCGTGTCCATCCCCACGTCCATCCGCATGACCGTGATCCCCGTCACCGTTTCTCCACGCGCCACCGCCCAGTTGATCGGCGCGGCGCCGCGATATTTCGGGAGGAGGGAGGCGTGGACGTTGATGCACCCGAGACGGGGGATGTCGAGGATCGATTTCGGCAGGATGTGGCCGTACGCCACGACGACGATCAGGTCCGGGGCCTCGGCGGCGATCCGGGCGACGGCATCGGGATGGCGCGCCTTCTCCGGCTGGAAAACCGGGAACCCGTGACGCATCGCCTCGTCCTTGACCGGTGGCGACGCCATCGACCGCCCGCGCCCCGCGGGCCGATCCGGGTTGCACAGGACGAGGGCCACGTCCGATTCTTCCGCGAGGGCGTCGAGGGAAGGGACGGCGAAGCCCGGCGTCCCCATGAAGATCGTGCGCAACCGGGCGGCGCCGGGACCGGCCGACGGGCGGATCACTTCGCCGAGGCCGCCGCGGAGGAGGAAAGACGATCGATGAAGAGGATTCCGTCGAGATGGTCGATCTCGTGCTGCAACGCACGGGCAAGGATCCCGACCGCCTGGATCCGAAGCGGATTCCCCTGCTCATCCAGGCCGCGCACCTCGACGGTTTCGGCGCGGCACACTTCGCCCTGGACCCCGGGGACGCTCAGGCACCCCTCGACGGCCACGGACGACCCATTCCGCGAGACGATCTCGGGGTTGACGACGGCGATGGGGGGGATCGTCTCGTCCACGGGGGAAACGTCGAGGACGACGACCCGCTTCCCCACCCCGACCTGGGGCGCGGCGAGACCGATCCCCTCGGCGCCGTACATCGTCTCGAACATGTCGCGGATGAGGGCGCGGATCCGGTCGTTCACCGCGGCCACGGGTACCGCCTTCCGCGCAAGGAACGGATCCGGGTAGACCAGGATCTCCCTATGCATCGGCAGCCTCCTTCCCCGGCGGGTAGTACCGTATTCTGTTTTTTCCGCTCTCCTTCCCCCAGTATAGGGCGCGGTCCGCGTTTTCCACGAGAGACTGCGCGTTCCACTCCTCCCCGGGGGAGAGAGACGCCACGCCGAAGGTGGCGGTCACGCGGACCGGCTCGTGCGTCCCGTTGAAAACGCTCCCGGAAACCAGCCGCTGGGCCCTCTCCGCGGCCCGCAACGCCTCGTCGCGGCCGACGCCCAGAAGGAGCCAGACGAACTCGTCGCCGCCCAGGCGGGCCACGGTATCGTAACTCCTTTTCACGCGGCTCAGAACCCCGCCGAATTGCCGGATCACGCTGTCCCCCACCTCGGGCCCGTACGTCTCGTTGACGCGCCGGAGGTCGTCGATATCGGTTACGATGCAGGAGAGGGGTC
It encodes:
- a CDS encoding sigma-54 dependent transcriptional regulator, with the protein product MPTDAPINVLVVDDESNIRKTLAICLEAEGHHVTAVSNFQDAVAEASRRTFNMAFVDLRLGTASGLDLIPVLLSGSPWMKIVVITAYASIETAVEAMRRGATDYIAKPFTPAQVLLAVRKVEEVRALEQKVAALREDLERTTPAVGFSSASPVMQRAIEIARQVAPTDAAVLLRGESGTGKTVLARAIHGWSRRAGKPFGVVSCPSLPAELLESELFGHVKGAFTGAVRDNPGRIAACEGGTLFLDEIGDLPLSLQPKLLRFLQDQEYERIGDPSTRKADVRIITATNRDLEGEVKAERFREDLFYRLNVIQIEIPPLRERPQDFEALATQLLAFYGRIHHRGFTGFTEEAMQTMKRHAWPGNLRELRNVVERASILCRSARIGVEYLPGAFSHAEATPAVGDLVSLEKIGEEHIRRVLASTGSLQEAAEVLGIDQATLWRRRKQYGI
- a CDS encoding sulfite exporter TauE/SafE family protein, translated to MPLSFLGFLGIGAVTGAVSGMFGIGGGIFVIPAMVYLYGFDQKMATGTSLGMLLPPIGIAAFWQYYKADMVNVPAVLLLVVGFLAGSYLSAGYTIGLPDLLVKRAFGGLLIVMGVIYILTAR
- the rpe gene encoding ribulose-phosphate 3-epimerase, which encodes MEYYIAPSLLSADFGRLDDEVRAVEKAGADLLHVDVMDGRFVPNITIGPPVVAAIRKAATAPLDVHLMIVEPERYVDDFAKAGADIITVHAEATLHLQRVVARIRELGKKAGVALNPSTSLSAVEWVLTDVDMVLLMSVNPGFGGQAFLPSTLGKIELLRSQLTRSGIDVDIQVDGGIKADNVGEVAAAGANVIVSGSGIFGTPDYGKTVALMKRNLRKAVGTKA
- the rsmB gene encoding 16S rRNA (cytosine(967)-C(5))-methyltransferase RsmB, with translation MGVRPRSARGDGGTAIVRDAAISVLARVDRDEAFADIVLDRALRDPVFSDPRDRGLLTELVMGTLRRRGTIDFALLPFLSRPLERTDAYVRNALRVGAYQLFYTRIPDRAALNETVAAVKAARGGGAGGFVNAVLRAIVRAGKVPVLPPEGDARRLPAEGSAPRDLIDAFTTSLGEAETRAYLAACLEKPPFTVRANPFRVVTDALAMRFADEGRGPAPCRFAPDGFILGKPSPVFSDAAFLEGAYLVMDEGAQLIAPLLLPGPGERILDACAAPGGKTTHLSALAAGKAEIIAADISALRLRMLREVVTRTGAPGIRTALHDLSRAPLTPSSGLFDKALVDAPCTGMGVIRRNPDAKWRFRPDGPRRMARVQAAILRNAWEAVKPGGLLAYCTCSPLKEENEEVVAGFLADHPGAVVASLPSEWPGPSDARTADGFLRLYPHRHGTDAFFAALLRKG
- the fmt gene encoding methionyl-tRNA formyltransferase, with translation MGTPGFAVPSLDALAEESDVALVLCNPDRPAGRGRSMASPPVKDEAMRHGFPVFQPEKARHPDAVARIAAEAPDLIVVVAYGHILPKSILDIPRLGCINVHASLLPKYRGAAPINWAVARGETVTGITVMRMDVGMDTGPMLHVREMPIGEEDTAETMFSKLSVLGAEALRETLGKLREGTLDETPQDAALATYAPMLKKEHGRIDWSRPAREVRNLIRGMTPWPSAYAIHAGKTLKILSSALAVDTGTAGEPGELVSLGRDGIAVACGEGVLRLQVVQAEGGKAMDAWAYAHGRRVATGERLS
- the def gene encoding peptide deformylase, which codes for MHREILVYPDPFLARKAVPVAAVNDRIRALIRDMFETMYGAEGIGLAAPQVGVGKRVVVLDVSPVDETIPPIAVVNPEIVSRNGSSVAVEGCLSVPGVQGEVCRAETVEVRGLDEQGNPLRIQAVGILARALQHEIDHLDGILFIDRLSSSAAASAK